A window from Citrobacter amalonaticus encodes these proteins:
- a CDS encoding methyl-accepting chemotaxis protein: MNLTQILRRVARRFLPQQFGLLTGIFCIITLFSVLQMTSSLMLSFSVSQARENEQRNQQALRQQTKVEEARIALLTASDLLNRAGVYFMQDAATGSEGSWQPLIDEARQALTQSTTAWKAWREMNPQADDGLVDSYQRFSGGIQEQVTGLSKTQSIDAFFAVPIQAFQADFNDNYARVQKVTAQERESGRQQLLDRLLNLQHLFLLLPIMLLAIAIAVWWGMSRWVISPLRRLIAHIDILAAGDLSQPLPAVPGSNREVSQLHVRIGAMQQGLRELVQQVSEATTAMADNIERLAQNNTRLYQQSAKQSEELHNVTSHISVLETHVEDNSGYAQLANQRAEEARAIAAGGDRMMDTVNRSMQAIVTRSAEMRGIIALIDNVAFQTNILALNAAIEAAHAGEQGRGFAVVAREVGLLARKSSQSTQDIQALIYHSLQGIEEGSSAVTHLEENLQQVIALVENLGASLNDISAATLHQGARIHQMTRQLQALNLVARDTRELVDTASASSQQLHNESRQLIHAVARFRLPA, encoded by the coding sequence ATGAACTTAACTCAAATTTTACGTCGCGTTGCGCGCCGTTTTCTACCGCAGCAGTTTGGCCTGTTAACCGGGATTTTTTGCATCATTACGCTGTTTTCCGTGCTGCAAATGACGTCGTCACTGATGCTGTCGTTTTCTGTCAGTCAGGCCCGGGAAAACGAGCAGCGTAACCAACAGGCGTTGCGTCAACAGACAAAAGTTGAAGAGGCACGGATTGCGCTTCTGACCGCCAGCGATCTGCTCAATCGGGCGGGTGTTTACTTTATGCAGGATGCCGCCACGGGTTCTGAAGGCAGCTGGCAGCCGTTGATTGACGAAGCCCGGCAGGCGTTAACTCAGTCGACAACCGCGTGGAAGGCATGGCGCGAAATGAACCCGCAGGCGGACGACGGGCTGGTCGACAGCTATCAGCGTTTTAGCGGCGGTATCCAGGAACAGGTGACAGGGCTAAGTAAGACGCAGTCGATTGACGCGTTCTTTGCGGTGCCCATTCAGGCGTTTCAGGCTGACTTCAATGATAACTATGCCAGAGTGCAAAAAGTCACTGCCCAGGAGCGGGAGAGTGGACGACAACAACTGCTGGATCGTCTACTCAATCTTCAGCATCTGTTCTTACTCCTGCCGATAATGCTGCTGGCCATTGCGATCGCGGTCTGGTGGGGGATGTCGCGCTGGGTGATTTCTCCGCTGCGTCGGCTGATCGCACATATTGATATTCTGGCGGCAGGCGATCTCTCACAGCCGCTTCCTGCCGTACCTGGGTCTAACCGGGAAGTGTCGCAGCTCCACGTAAGAATTGGTGCGATGCAGCAGGGGCTACGTGAGCTGGTCCAGCAGGTCAGTGAGGCAACGACGGCGATGGCTGACAATATCGAAAGGCTGGCGCAGAACAATACGCGCTTGTATCAGCAGTCGGCGAAACAGAGTGAAGAACTGCATAACGTCACCTCGCATATTTCTGTGCTGGAAACGCACGTTGAAGATAACAGCGGATATGCCCAACTGGCGAATCAGCGTGCGGAAGAAGCGCGCGCCATTGCGGCAGGCGGTGACCGAATGATGGATACCGTGAATCGTTCAATGCAGGCGATTGTGACGCGCTCGGCGGAAATGCGCGGGATTATTGCGCTGATTGATAACGTCGCCTTCCAGACTAATATTCTGGCGCTGAACGCGGCTATCGAAGCCGCCCATGCCGGTGAGCAGGGACGCGGCTTTGCGGTGGTGGCAAGAGAAGTGGGATTGCTGGCGCGCAAGAGCAGTCAGTCCACGCAGGATATTCAGGCGCTGATCTATCACTCTCTGCAAGGAATAGAAGAAGGGTCAAGCGCAGTGACGCATCTGGAAGAGAACTTACAGCAGGTGATCGCGCTGGTGGAAAATCTGGGCGCCTCGCTGAATGATATCTCCGCCGCGACGCTGCATCAGGGAGCCCGAATCCATCAAATGACGCGTCAGCTGCAAGCGCTGAACCTGGTCGCGCGTGATACCCGCGAACTGGTGGATACGGCATCGGCTTCCTCGCAGCAGTTGCATAATGAATCGCGCCAGTTGATTCACGCCGTGGCGAGATTCCGACTTCCGGCCTGA
- the glsB gene encoding glutaminase B: MAITLDNSILETILAEVRPLIGQGKVADYIPALASVDGSRLGIAICTVEGQLWQAGDATERFSIQSISKVLSLVVAMRHYSEDEIWQRVGKDPSGSPFNSLVQLEMEYGIPRNPFINAGALVVCDMLQGRLSAPRQRMLEVVRALSGVPDIAYDAVVARSEFEHSARNAAIAWLMKSFGNFHHDVTTVLQNYFHYCALKMSCVELAKTFVFLANQGKAFHLDEPVVTPMQARQINALMATSGMYQNAGEFAWRVGLPAKSGVGGGIVAIVPHEMAIAVWSPELDPTGNSLAGIAALEQLTQRLGRSVY, encoded by the coding sequence GTGGCAATCACTCTGGACAATTCAATTTTAGAGACCATTCTGGCGGAGGTTCGCCCGCTGATAGGTCAGGGCAAAGTTGCGGACTATATTCCCGCGCTGGCCTCGGTTGACGGGTCCCGACTGGGTATTGCGATTTGTACCGTGGAAGGTCAGCTCTGGCAGGCCGGGGATGCGACTGAACGCTTTTCTATTCAGTCAATTTCGAAGGTACTCAGTCTGGTGGTGGCAATGCGTCACTATTCAGAGGATGAGATCTGGCAACGGGTGGGGAAAGATCCGTCCGGTTCGCCGTTTAATTCGCTGGTGCAGTTAGAAATGGAGTACGGCATTCCGCGTAATCCGTTTATTAATGCCGGGGCGCTGGTTGTCTGTGACATGTTACAGGGGCGACTCAGCGCACCGCGTCAGCGTATGCTGGAAGTGGTTCGTGCGCTGAGCGGTGTGCCGGATATCGCTTATGATGCGGTGGTGGCCCGTTCAGAGTTCGAACACTCCGCCCGTAATGCCGCCATTGCATGGCTGATGAAATCCTTCGGTAATTTTCATCATGACGTGACGACGGTCCTGCAAAACTATTTTCATTACTGTGCGCTGAAAATGAGCTGTGTGGAACTGGCGAAGACGTTTGTCTTTCTGGCGAACCAGGGGAAAGCGTTTCATCTTGATGAGCCTGTGGTGACGCCGATGCAGGCACGACAGATCAATGCGCTGATGGCGACCAGCGGAATGTATCAGAACGCCGGGGAATTTGCGTGGCGTGTTGGCTTGCCCGCGAAATCGGGTGTAGGCGGGGGAATTGTGGCGATAGTGCCGCATGAGATGGCGATCGCCGTGTGGAGTCCTGAACTGGATCCGACCGGGAATTCGCTCGCGGGTATCGCTGCGCTGGAACAACTGACTCAACGCTTAGGACGTTCAGTTTACTGA
- a CDS encoding DUF4186 domain-containing protein, with amino-acid sequence MNTFDPLFARLSRSPFRSRFRLGTKERQYCWDKGAEVIDQHAADFVAKRLAPAAPVNDGKQTPMRGHPVFIAQHATATCCRGCLAKWHNIAQGQPLSDEQQQYVVAVIHHWLVLQMNTP; translated from the coding sequence ATGAACACGTTTGATCCGCTTTTTGCCCGTCTGTCGCGCTCGCCGTTTCGCTCCCGTTTTCGTCTGGGCACGAAAGAGAGACAGTATTGCTGGGATAAAGGAGCAGAGGTTATCGATCAACATGCTGCGGATTTTGTGGCGAAGCGACTTGCGCCAGCCGCACCGGTCAATGACGGCAAACAAACGCCGATGCGCGGTCATCCGGTATTTATCGCCCAACATGCCACGGCGACCTGCTGTCGCGGCTGTCTTGCTAAATGGCATAATATCGCCCAGGGACAGCCGTTGAGCGATGAGCAACAGCAGTATGTGGTCGCTGTTATCCATCACTGGTTAGTGCTTCAAATGAATACACCGTAA